A region from the Candidatus Delongbacteria bacterium genome encodes:
- a CDS encoding MFS transporter — MSLRFFYTSNDKDFVTKKFYYLFINIGMMAGLLGPLLPFLAEHSNSTITESGFLISAFATGAIAGSSLLYLKFFSLSYSKLAKLFLLVFIISILLLPEFKSYLFQLVVSFVIGLVQGYLNSGGNSAILSIWGKMAAKKITISHFSYGLGNIIIPIIITSSFYFFKSDFITFLIISLVVFPSIFFNLETKINSFEASENTKQLSDNSIYLFYTLFFLYVGLELTFSGWLSTIGIIRDLPSELAELLPGIFWFSLTLGRFLLSLLISKFSANRILTISLFALILPFVIIYFDSTILLLTSVFLSGLFLSVIFPTLYTIGNNIYSLEGKRTGNIFIFAGFGGIAIPPFTGYIIDKFGLSYFPVVTISILIIFLVFLLSLRNKFKT; from the coding sequence ATGAGTTTAAGATTTTTTTACACGAGTAATGACAAAGATTTTGTAACTAAAAAGTTTTATTATCTTTTTATCAATATTGGAATGATGGCTGGACTACTTGGACCCTTACTACCTTTCCTTGCTGAACATAGTAATTCAACTATAACAGAATCAGGTTTTCTTATATCTGCTTTTGCAACTGGTGCTATTGCGGGATCATCACTTCTGTATCTAAAATTTTTTAGTCTTTCCTATTCAAAACTTGCAAAGTTATTTTTATTGGTTTTCATAATATCGATTCTTCTTTTACCTGAGTTTAAAAGTTATCTTTTTCAACTTGTTGTGTCTTTCGTTATTGGTCTTGTTCAAGGTTATTTGAACAGTGGTGGGAATTCTGCAATACTATCAATATGGGGGAAGATGGCTGCTAAGAAAATAACCATTTCACATTTTAGCTATGGATTAGGAAATATAATTATTCCTATAATAATCACCTCCTCTTTCTATTTTTTCAAGTCAGACTTCATAACTTTCTTAATTATATCACTTGTAGTATTTCCTTCAATATTTTTCAATTTAGAAACAAAAATTAATTCTTTCGAAGCAAGTGAAAATACAAAACAACTAAGTGATAATTCGATCTATCTTTTTTATACATTATTTTTTCTATATGTAGGATTAGAGTTAACCTTTTCAGGCTGGCTTTCAACAATTGGAATTATAAGAGATCTACCCTCAGAATTAGCTGAACTACTCCCAGGAATATTTTGGTTTTCTCTTACTCTGGGAAGATTTTTGCTTTCACTTCTAATATCTAAATTTTCTGCAAATAGAATTCTAACCATTTCTCTGTTTGCACTGATATTACCATTTGTAATTATCTACTTTGATAGCACTATTTTATTATTAACATCAGTCTTCTTATCTGGCTTATTTTTATCCGTAATTTTTCCTACTCTTTATACTATAGGAAATAACATCTACTCTCTTGAAGGAAAAAGAACAGGTAATATTTTTATTTTTGCTGGCTTTGGTGGAATCGCCATACCTCCATTTACAGGATATATAATTGATAAATTTGGGTTGTCCTATTTCCCTGTAGTAACTATTTCTATACTGATAATTTTCTTAGTATTTTTGCTATCCTTACGAAACAAATTCAAAACTTAA